The proteins below are encoded in one region of Hordeum vulgare subsp. vulgare chromosome 3H, MorexV3_pseudomolecules_assembly, whole genome shotgun sequence:
- the LOC123441653 gene encoding uncharacterized protein LOC123441653 — translation MTYVIIVYTPFITVAGPSTAARFTLSSLTSHHSSHCPPPSPPVLATHQLLCAAAGTPWRTPCDGADTSRSNFATPASPYRVAAPSSASHPHPTTPCCYARSGGQRSRGRARSRRHPRAAPSASRPPPRAPRRAALGRSASSADHLLTSFLEHFPTFPNSFLIGGAADYFVIELTAPEAKLEPVLVHYLSRMTILQGWELRMSTSTRLKSCLHSFTSPGGRAYPRRVVRHEAWNTLDLLYLIMVWST, via the exons ATGACG TATGTTATAATTGTATATACTCCATTCATCACGGTGGCCGGTCCGTCTACAGCGGCCCGATTCACTCTCTCCTCACTCACGAGTCACCACTCATCCCATTGCCCACCCCCTTCCCCTCCAGTGCTAGCTACTCACCAGCTCCTCTGTGCTGCCGCCGGCACTCCATGGCGCACACCTTGCGACGGTGCTGACACCTCCCGGAGCAACTTCGCAACCCCCGCCTCTCCCTACCGCGTGGCTGCGCCGTCGTCAGCCTCCCACCCACACCCCACCACTCCGTGCTGTTATGCGAGATCCGGGGGGCAGCGCTCTCGCGGACGAGCTCGCAGTCGGCGGCATCCACGCGCGGCGCCCTCTGCTTCGCGTCCCCCGCCCCGCGCCCCCCGCCGCGCGGCGCTAGGCCGGTCGGCCTCTTCTGCTG ATCACTTGCTTACAAGTTTTCTTGAGCATTTCCCCACTTTCCCAAATTCTTTCTTGATTGGTGGAGCTGCAGATTACTTTGTGATTGAGCTCACTG CTCCAGAAGCTAAATTGGAGCCAGTACTGGTACACTACCTTTCCCGCATGACCATCCTTCAAG GCTGGGAGTTGAGGATGAGTACAAGCACCAGACTAAAGTCGTGCCTGCATAGCTTCACATCTCCTGGAGGCCGTGCCTATCCAAGAAGAGTCGTCCGGCATGAAGCCTGGAATACATTGGATTTACTTTATCTC ATTATGGTTTGGTCTACCTAA